The region CCCGAAATCAAGTCAATCGTCCGCGAATCGGTTGTGAGCGCGGCCCCGAGCACCTCCTTGACCGACATCGCGCAGCTGATGGAAGACGAGAGCGTCGGCAGCGTCGTGATCGCTACGGAGGAACGCCCGCAGGGAATCGTCACGGATCGCGATATCGCACTCGCGGCGGCCGCTCGCGGGGACGATCCCGAGACGGCGACCGCCGCGGACGTGATGAGCGAAGACGTCGTGACGGTCGACGCCGACAGCGGCATCTTCGAGGTGCTCCGCGCGATGACGGACGCGAACGTGCGGCGGATCCCGGCAACCGATGCGGACGGCGAGCTCGCCGGAATCGTTACGTTCGACGACTTCGTCGTCCTGCTCGGCCGCGAACTCAAACTGCTCGGTGACGTCGTCGAAGCTGAAATCCCGCCCTACGAACACTCCTGAGCCCGCGCCGCCTGCGTGGGTGATGGTGGCGCGGTCCTCAGAAACTGAATATCTGCAGGAACCGCTGCGGAT is a window of Natrinema salaciae DNA encoding:
- a CDS encoding CBS domain-containing protein; this encodes MPEIKSIVRESVVSAAPSTSLTDIAQLMEDESVGSVVIATEERPQGIVTDRDIALAAAARGDDPETATAADVMSEDVVTVDADSGIFEVLRAMTDANVRRIPATDADGELAGIVTFDDFVVLLGRELKLLGDVVEAEIPPYEHS